A genome region from Sebastes umbrosus isolate fSebUmb1 chromosome 22, fSebUmb1.pri, whole genome shotgun sequence includes the following:
- the LOC119481566 gene encoding solute carrier family 12 member 6-like isoform X3, translating to MASVRFTVTPTKAEDLPGLSDTSPDISSRSGAHVRFGSGESVNRSDPLSETGGAETPDHSNVEQGDGNSKMSSVYINNTHGVDDDDFYDRNLALFEEEMDTRPKVSSLLNRLANYTNLTQGAKEHEEAESIGEKKKASKSPQMGTFMGVYLPCLQNIFGVILFLRLTWVVGSAGVLQGLSIVFVCCCCTLLTAISMSAIATNGVVPAGGAYFMISRSLGPEFGGAVGLCFYLGTTFAGAMYILGAIEILLMYIAPKAAIFESKHPEGEGAAMLNNMRVYGSICLLLMSLLVFVGVKYVNKLASIFLACVIVSIVSIYIGALVSAFKPPHFPVCMLGNRTINGHEIDDNQCAKTIVPPIKEPVEGGDNNFTVINETNTLGPTFDPSYVPPLMETTYLWTQFCQGAEINASCDDYFLSNNFSEIEGIPGLASGIISENLWSSYIGKGDVVEKGSLSSSHEAHQAFTQQPYVFADITTSFTLLVGIFFPSVTGIMAGSNRSGDLKDAQRSIPIGTILAIVTTSIVYLSSVVLFGACIEGVVLRDKFGDSVKGNLVVGTLAWPSPWVIVIGSFFSTCGAGLQSLTGAPRLLQAIAKDNIIPFLRVFGHGKANGEPTWALLLTALIAELGILIASLDLVAPILTMFFLMCYLFVNLACGLQTLLRTPNWRPRFSYYHWTLSFLGMIICLALMFISSWYYAIVAMVIAGMIYKYIEYHGAEKEWGDGIRGLSLSAARYALLRLEEGPPHTKNWRPQVLVLLKLDEDAHVKSPRLLTFASQLKAGKGLTIVGTVVSGNFLQSYGEALAAEQTLKHLMDKERVKGFCQCIVAQKPREGISHMIQSSGLGGMKPNTVVMGWPHAWRQSEDPQAWKTFINTVRVTTAAHLALLVPKNISLFPSNSEPCTEGYIDVWWIVHDGGMLMLLPFLLRQHKVWRKCAMRIFTVAQMEDNSIQMKKDLATFLYHLRIEADVEVVEMHDSDISAYTYERTLMMEQRSQMLRQMRLSKSDREREGNPGSSSSRPEAGGATRSQVRPSW from the exons ATGGCATCAGTGCGCTTCACGGTGACGCCCACCAAGGCGGAGGACCTCCCGGGGCTGTCGGACACGTCGCCTGACATCAGCTCCCGCTCCGGTGCTCATGTGCGCTTTGGCTCTGGGGAAAGCGTCAATCGGAGTGACCCGCTCAGCGAGACAGGAGGGGCCGAGACACCGGACCACAGCAATGTGGAGCAAG GTGATGGAAACTCCAAAATGTCCAGCGTGTACATCAACAACACTCACGGGGTGGATGACGATGACTTCTACGACAGGAACTTGGCCTTATTTGAG GAGGAGATGGACACTCGGCCGAAGGTGTCTTCTCTGCTCAATCGCCTGGCCAACTACACCAACCTGACGCAGGGGGCCAAGGAACACGAGGAGGCCGAGAGCATCGGCGAGAAAAAGAAAGCCAGCAAG TCGCCACAGATGGGGACGTTTATGGGAGTTTACCTGCCTTGCCTTCAGAACATCTTCGGCGTCATCCTGTTCCTGCGGTTGACCTGGGTGGTGGGAAGCGCTGGCGTGCTGCAGGGCCTCTCCATTGTCTTCGTATGCTGTTGCTGT ACGCTGTTGACTGCGATATCGATGAGTGCGATCGCCACTAACGGAGTTGTACCAG cGGGAGGCGCCTACTTCATGATCAGTCGCTCTCTGGGTCCAGAGTTTGGTGGAGCGGTGGGCCTGTGTTTCTACTTGGGCACCACCTTCGCTGGAGCCATGTACATCCTGGGAGCCATCGAGATCCTCCTG aTGTACATAGCGCCGAAGGCAGCCATATTTGAGTCAAAGCACCCCGAAGGCGAAGGTGCGGCCATGTTGAACAACATGCGGGTCTACGGCTCCATCTGTCTCCTCCTGATGTCCCTGCTCGTCTTTGTGGGCGTGAAATACGTCAACAAACTGGCCTCCATCTTCTTGGCTTGCGTCATCGTCTCCATCGTTTCCATTTATATCGGAGCGCTGGTCTCCGCCTTCAAACCGCCGCATTTCCC CGTGTGCATGCTGGGAAACAGAACCATCAACGGCCATGAAATTGATGACAACCAATGTGCGAAAACCATCGTGCCGCCGATCAAAGAGCCGGTGGAGGGAGGCGACAACAACTTCACAGTTATTAATG AAACCAACACTCTGGGCCCAACCTTTGACCCCAGCTATGTTCCCCCTCTGATGGAGACCACATATCTTTGGACGCAGTTTTGCCAGGGTGCAGAAATCAACGCCTCCTGCGACGATTACTTCCTTTCCAACAACTTTTCCGAGATTGAGGGAATCCCCGGTCTGGCCAGTGGAATCATTtcag AGAACCTGTGGAGCTCCTACATCGGCAAAGGTGACGTGGTGGAGAAAGGCTCCCTCAGCTCCTCTCATGAGGCACATCAGGCCTTCACGCAGCAGCCTTATGTGTTCGCTGACATCACCACCTCCTTCACACTGCTGGTGGGCATCTTCTTCCCCTCCGTCACAG GAATCATGGCTGGTTCCAACCGGTCGGGGGATCTGAAAGACGCCCAGCGCTCCATCCCCATCGGAACCATTCTCGCCATCGTCACCACCTCCATCGTCT ACCTGAGCAGCGTCGTCTTGTTCGGAGCCTGCATCGAAGGGGTCGTCCTCAGAGACAA GTTTGGAGACTCAGTTAAAGGGAACCTGGTGGTGGGGACTCTGGCGTGGCCGTCTCCCTGGGTCATTGTGATTGGCTCTTTCTTCTCAACATGTGGCGCAGGTCTCCAGTCGCTGACTGGCGCTCCCCGACTCCTACAGGCCATCGCCAAGGACAACATCATCCCCTTCCTCCGG gtgTTTGGCCATGGGAAGGCTAATGGGGAGCCCACCTGGGCCCTGCTGCTGACAGCCCTGATAGCTGAGCTGGGGATCCTCATCGCCTCTCTGGACCTGGTGGCTCCCATCCTTACAAT GTTCTTCCTGATGTGTTATCTGTTTGTGAACCTGGCCTGTGGCCTCCAGACCCTCCTGAGGACGCCCAACTGGAGGCCGCGCTTTTCCTATTACCACTG GACTTTGTCGTTTTTGGGGATGATCATCTGCCTGGCGCTCATGTTCATATCCTCCTGGTACTACGCAATCGTTGCCATGGTGATCGCCGGCATGATCTACAAATACATAGAGTATCACGG agcGGAGAAAGAGTGGGGGGATGGGATCCGCGGTCTCTCGCTCAGCGCTGCCCGATATGCCCTCCTGAGGTTGGAAGAGGGACCGCCGCACACCAAGAACTGGAG GCCCCAGGTGTTGGTCTTACTAAAACTGGACGAGGACGCCCACGTCAAGTCTCCTCGCCTGCTGACGTTCGCCAGCCAGCTGAAGGCGGGAAAGGGCCTGACCATCGTTGGCACCGTCGTCTCCGGCAACTTCCTACAGAGCTACGGAGAGGCCCTCGCCGCCGAACAG ACTCTGAAGCACCTGATGGATAAGGAGCGCGTGAAGGGCTTCTGTCAGTGCATCGTGGCCCAGAAGCCGCGCGAAGGCATCAGCCACATGATCCAGTCCAGCGGCCTGGGAGGGATGAAGCCCAACACCGTGGTGATGGGCTGGCCTCACGCCTGGAGGCAAAGCGAGGACCCGCAGGCCTGGAAGACCTTCATCA ACACAGTGCGGGTGACCACAGCAGCCCACTTGGCCCTGCTGGTGCCCAAAAACATCTCTCTGTTCCCCAGCAACAGCGAGCCCTGCACAGAGGGCTACATCGACGTGTGGTGGATCGTCCACGACGGCGGGATGCTAATGCTGCTGCCCTTCCTGCTGCGCCAACACAAG GTGTGGCGTAAGTGTGCGATGCGAATCTTCACGGTGGCCCAGATGGAGGATAACTCCATCCAGATGAAGAAGGATCTGGCAACCTTCCTCTATCACCTACGCATTGAGGCGGACGTGGAAGTGGTCGAGATG CATGACAGCGACATCAGCGCATACACCTACGAAAGGACCCTGATGATGGAGCAGAGGTCTCAGATGCTGCGACAGATGCGACTGTCTAAATCAGACCGGGAACGAGAG GGAAACcctggtagcagcagcagtaggccAGAGGCAGGTGGAGCTACAAGGTCTCAGGTGAG